A stretch of Malus sylvestris chromosome 11, drMalSylv7.2, whole genome shotgun sequence DNA encodes these proteins:
- the LOC126588846 gene encoding putative disease resistance RPP13-like protein 1 produces MALGEIFLAAFLQLLLDRLTPHEILNYFGNFRGVRRKLEKWRTTLSTIGVVVSDAEERQLTEGAVKLWLDDLRDLAYDIEDMLDKFATQMLKRMIERREQANTSNKIRRSFYKVKLRFDMNSEMKKIMERLQDISERKEKFGLKDTGTSAKESRSLQSAGVLDEKLVVGRDDDKGEIIELLSRKYKHAGTVNFGVVAIVGMPGVGKTTLAQLVFNHKDDAMKEFEPKVWVSVSDDFDVVRVTKAILESITSRPVQVEEFSKMQHDLSEQLRGKKFLIVLDDIWNKGDYDLYDLWTRLQSPFGVGAGGSKILVTTRDVNVAKFMGAAGVHNLKCMRDDDCLEIFERHAFGELNDGKPVNYELIRRKIVEKCRGLPFAARTLGGLLRCKEKDEWEEILNNKLWNIADKSDILPVLKLSYHYLPSNLKRCFAYCSILPNDYEFREKQLVLLWMAEGLIQQKPEDNKQMEDLGRDYFRELLSRSLFQESSKNNSQFVMHDLVNDLAQWAAGEICSRLEDKQGDNLQRTCFRRARHSSFIAGQFDGVTRFEDFPKVERLRTFLPLSLSDSRWWSKYLSHKVIFELLPQLQYLRVLSLNGYKITELPNSIGDLRLLQYLDLSYTDITSLPESTSTLYSLQTLILEGCSKLKSLPAKMSNLINLRHLNNLDAYSLGGMPPQLGRMVNLQSLSNFVVSGGNDGSRIREIEFLLHLRGTLCISRLENVIDVEDARRANLKCKERLDSLVLEWSHSSNTRETESAVLDMLQPHTKLKELTIKSYAGKEFSSWVAVSLFSNMVLVRLEECNNCLSLPPLGQLPHLKELYIRGMNAVESVGAEFYGECISPFPLLETLEFVDMQHWKEWLPFQLDRGNGVFPCLKTLFVKKCSKLGGKLPENLNSLAKLGIVKCEELVVSIANYKQLCHLNIDCCKVLVHTAAKVEFELLESLCLSNISELMSLQTGELFQKGLTKVRDLKINGCEELMSSLKNEGRLLQQLTSLGRLEIEDNSPLVEELGKEAEELLQLQILECKLECLELKKCENILKLPKGLNQLLSLQQLCIHKCPRLVSFPDVGLPPSLEDIKITECHSLIYLAKFQIPQNLRRIQISDCKSLKSLVDEEVVGSSMLSSHICLEYLKIQECQSLTSLSLSGQLLRTLKHLEIYDCLQLKLIEEDGFSHYNTNQCLEYIRIWKCQNLKYLPDGLCHLINLQTLDIYYCGSLVSIPRLSGGRKASNLREIKITDCDKLEVLPEAMRNLNSLEELTIDYREGLSCFFPANLTSLTISKVKSCKSLWELEWGLHRLTSLRKLWIYGNDPDMVSFPPDVVQTETLLPKSLTGLLICGFPNLMKLSSKGFQSLTSLQSLHLSSCLQLASIPEEGLPPSLTQLLISRCPVLKERCERGKGRYWHKISHIPYIA; encoded by the coding sequence ATGGCACTGGGAGAGATTTTTCTTGCGGCGTTTCTACAGTTGCTGCTCGACAGGTTGACCCCTCACGAGATTCTCAACTACTTTGGAAACTTCCGGGGCGTCAGAAGGAAGCTGGAGAAGTGGAGGACCACGTTATCTACAATCGGAGTGGTGGTGAGTGATGCCGAGGAAAGGCAACTGACTGAGGGTGCTGTAAAACTGTGGCTCGATGATCTCAGAGATTTGGCTTATGATATCGAAGACATGTTGGACAAATTTGCCACACAAATGTTGAAGCGCATGATAGAGAGACGTGAACAAGCCAACACAAGCAACAAGATACGGAGATCATTTTATAAAGTTAAATTGAGGTTTGATATGAACTCCGAAATGAAGAAGATTATGGAGCGGTTGCAAGACATATCTGAACGGAAAGAAAAGTTTGGCTTGAAAGATACTGGGACGTCTGCTAAGGAATCACGAAGTTTACAAAGTGCAGGCGTGTTAGATGAAAAGCTTGTTGTTGGAAGAGATGATGACAAAGGGGAGATTATCGAATTGTTGTCAAGAAAATACAAGCATGCAGGTACTGTCAATTTTGGTGTAGTTGCTATAGTTGGGATGCCCGGAGTCGGGAAGACGACACTTGCTCAACTTGTATTCAACCACAAAGATGATGCCATGAAGGAGTTTGAGCCAAAGGTGTGGGTATCTGTGTCTGATGACTTCGATGTTGTGCGAGTGACAAAGGCAATTCTTGAATCAATCACATCCCGACCCGTTCAAGTGGAGGAGTTTAGTAAAATGCAGCATGATTTGAGTGAGCAGTTAAGAGGAAAAAAGTTTTTAATCGTTTTAGATGATATTTGGAACAAAGGTGACTATGATCTATACGATCTCTGGACAAGACTTCAATCCCCTTTTGGCGTCGGAGCTGGAGGAAGTAAGATACTTGTGACAACCCGCGATGTGAATGTTGCAAAGTTTATGGGAGCCGCTGGAGTCCATAATTTGAAGTGCATGAGAGATGATGattgtttggaaatatttgagcGACATGCATTTGGGGAACTTAATGATGGAAAACCAGTAAATTATGAGTTAATTCGAAGAAAAATTGTCGAAAAATGTCGTGGATTACCATTTGCTGCAAGGACTCTCGGTGGCCTTTTACGTTGCAAAGAAAAAGATGAGTGGGAAGAAATATTGAACAACAAATTGTGGAATATAGCAGATAAGAGTGACATTCTCCCCGTACTAAAGTTGAGCTATCACTATCttccatcaaatttgaagagGTGTTTTGCCTATTGCTCAATACTTCCAAACGACTATGAATTTAGGGAGAAGCAACTCGTCCTTTTGTGGATGGCAGAGGGTTTGATTCAACAAAAACCTGAAGACAATAAACAAATGGAGGATTTGGGCCGTGACTACTTTCGAGAGCTATTATCAAGGTCGTTGTTTCAAGAATCAAGCAAAAACAATTCACAATTTGTAATGCATGACCTCGTTAATGATTTAGCACAATGGGCAGCAGGAGAAATATGTTCTAGGTTGGAAGATAAGCAAGGTGATAACTTGCAACGCACCTGCTTTCGAAGGGCTCGCCATTCGTCTTTCATTGCTGGTCAATTTGATGGAGTTACGAGATTTGAGGACTTTCCTAAAGTTGAACGTTTGCGAACATTCCTGCCACTATCGCTTTCAGATTCCAGGTGGTGGAGTAAATATTTGTCTCATAAGGTTATTTTTGAGTTACTACCACAGTTGCAATACTTACGAGTGCTCTCTTTGAATGGCTACAAAATAACTGAGCTGCCAAACTCAATTGGTGATTTGAGGTTGTTACAGTATCTTGACCTTTCCTACACAGATATAACCAGTTTGCCTGAATCAACAAGCACTCTTTACAGCTTGCAAACATTGATATTGGAAGGTTGTTCTAAATTGAAGTCATTGCCTGCGAAGAtgagtaatctaattaatttgcGCCATCTAAACAACTTGGATGCATATTCGTTGGGAGGAATGCCTCCACAACTGGGTAGAATGGTGAATCTCCAATCATTGTCTAATTTTGTGGTCAGTGGTGGGAATGATGGATCAAGGATAAGGGAGATAGAGTTCCTATTGCATCTCCGCGGGACATTGTGCATCTCAAGGTTGGAGAATGTGATTGATGTCGAGGATGCTCGGAGGGCCAACTTAAAATGCAAGGAGAGGCTTGATTCATTGGTCCTAGAATGGTCTCATTCAAGCAACACAAGAGAAACGGAATCTGCTGTGCTTGACATGTTACAGCCTCATACAAAGCTCAAGGAGCTCACCATCAAGAGTTATGCCGGAAAGGAATTTTCATCATGGGTTGCAGTTTCTTTGTTCTCTAATATGGTGCTTGTGCGGTTAGAGGAGTGTAACAATTGTTTATCGTTGCCACCTCTCGGACAATTGCCTCATCTCAAAGAACTTTATATTAGAGGAATGAATGCAGTGGAAAGTGTTGGTGCTGAGTTTTATGGAGAGTGCATCTCGCCTTTTCCTCTATTAGAGACTCTTGAGTTTGTGGATATGCAACATTGGAAGGAATGGCTTCCTTTCCAATTGGATCGTGGAAATGGTGTTTTCCCTTGCCTGAAAACGCTCTTTGTAAAAAAATGTTCAAAACTGGGGGGTAAGTTGCCAGAGAACCTCAATTCTTTAGCAAAGCTTGGAATTGttaaatgtgaagaattagtggtTTCAATTGCCAACTACAAGCAACTTTGTCATCTAAACATTGACTGTTGTAAAGTGTTGGTGCATACAGCTGCTAAGGTTGAGTTTGAGTTGTTAGAGTCCTTGTGCCTTTCAAACATTTCGGAGCTGATGTCTCTGCAAACAGGGGAATTGTTCCAGAAGGGATTAACCAAGGTTAGAGATTTGAAGATTAATGGATGTGAGGAGCTGATGTCTTCATTGAAGAACGAGGGTAGATTATTGCAACAGTTGACTTCTCTTGGCCGTTTGGAAATTGAAGACAACTCTCCTCTAGTTGAAGAATTGGGAAAAGAAGCAGAGGAGTTGCTGCAATTGCAAATATTGGAGTGCAAGCTTGAATGTCTGGAGTTAAAGAAGTGCGAAAATATTTTAAAGCTACCAAAAGGGTTAAATCAGTTGTTATCTCTTCAACAGCTTTGCATACACAAATGTCCACGTCTAGTTTCTTTTCCGGATGTTGGTCTGCCACCTTCTCTTGAAGACATCAAGATTACAGAGTGCCATTCGTTGATATATTTGGCAAAATTTCAGATTCCCCAAAATCTCAGAAGAATACAGATAAGTGACTGTAAAAGTTTGAAATCACTAGTAGATGAGGAGGTTGTTGGTTCTTCTATGTTGTCTTCTCACATTTGCCTTGAGTACTTGAAAATCCAGGAATGTCAATCTCTGACGTCGTTATCATTGAGCGGCCAGCTTCTTAGGACACTTAAACACCTTGAGATATACGATTGTTTACAGCTGAAGTTAATCGAAGAGGACGGGTTCTCCCACTACAACACTAATCAGTGTCTTGAATATATAAGGATCTGGAAGTGCCAAAATCTGAAATACTTACCAGATGGCTTATGCCACCTCATCAATCTTCAAACGTTGGATATTTATTACTGTGGAAGTCTTGTTTCTATCCCCAGACTAAGTGGGGGGAGAAAAGCCTCCAACCTGAGAGAGATCAAGATAACCGATTGCGACAAATTGGAGGTGTTACCCGAAGCCATGCGCAATCTCAACTCTCTTGAGGAATTGACCATCGACTACCGTGAAGGTTTGAGTTGCTTCTTTCCCGCCAACCTCACATCACTTACAATTTCGAAGGTCAAGAGCTGTAAGTCATTGTGGGAGTTGGAGTGGGGATTGCACAGACTCACCTCTCTTAGAAAATTATGGATCTACGGCAATGACCCGGATATGGTATCGTTTCCACCCGACGTGGTCCAGACGGAGACGCTCCTCCCCAAATCTCTCACTGGACTATTAATTTGTGGTTTCCCGAATCTGATGAAACTGAGTAGCAAGGGCTTTCAATCCCTAACGTCTCTTCAATCTCTGCATCTCTCCAGTTGTTTACAGCTAGCATCCATTCCAGAAGAGGGTCTTCCTCCTTCACTTACACAACTTCTCATCTCTAGGTGTCCTGTGCTAAAAGAGAGATGCGAACGAGGAAAAGGACGCTACTGGCACAAAATATCCCACATCCCTTACATAGCGTAG